A stretch of Thermodesulfobacteriota bacterium DNA encodes these proteins:
- a CDS encoding ABC transporter substrate-binding protein yields the protein MPRNHTLTTFRRYAPLALLSAMLLFPVGCGNQEEAAPAPQDKTETEHLVAVGSQWYGHIPVWVGMERGIFKDAGFHVEWRFIGKSMDRLNAISSGEAQFASLGEIAMLSAMAHGNTRFYWVGNQDIAPGFEGMVAKPGIKSFEELRGKKVGFPFGSSVDITARMLLKENGLDPNKDVELVNLEVGDVPAVFRAGNVAAALIWEPGFSQLKEVEGATVLGMDTDTEVYKKFGTMTGPDVLVIGSEWVDADVERAKRFMAAYFEALDWVKANTGEAAALVQGTYIQQDIEIIKANIGKFVWHGAADQKSVMSDTGIFGQAEYVIDILLDDIKAIPERPEFRKWVRMDIVPPDIAPPDIIQTDGP from the coding sequence ATGCCACGGAACCACACTCTTACGACATTTAGAAGATACGCGCCTCTTGCGCTCCTCTCGGCCATGCTGCTCTTTCCGGTTGGCTGTGGAAATCAGGAGGAAGCCGCACCCGCACCCCAGGACAAGACGGAGACGGAGCACCTCGTAGCCGTCGGCTCGCAGTGGTACGGACACATACCCGTCTGGGTCGGTATGGAGCGGGGAATCTTCAAAGACGCGGGCTTCCACGTGGAGTGGCGCTTCATAGGAAAGAGCATGGACCGGCTCAACGCCATCTCTTCGGGCGAGGCCCAGTTCGCGAGCCTCGGCGAGATAGCAATGCTGAGCGCCATGGCCCACGGCAACACGCGCTTCTACTGGGTCGGCAACCAGGACATAGCTCCGGGCTTCGAGGGCATGGTGGCGAAGCCCGGTATAAAGAGCTTCGAGGAGCTTCGGGGGAAGAAGGTCGGCTTCCCGTTCGGCTCGTCCGTGGACATAACGGCCCGCATGCTCCTTAAGGAGAACGGGCTCGACCCGAATAAAGACGTGGAACTCGTTAACCTCGAGGTGGGCGACGTACCGGCCGTCTTCCGCGCGGGCAACGTCGCCGCCGCCCTCATCTGGGAGCCGGGCTTCTCGCAGTTAAAGGAGGTCGAGGGCGCAACGGTGCTCGGCATGGACACCGACACGGAGGTCTACAAGAAGTTCGGCACCATGACCGGCCCGGACGTGCTCGTAATCGGCAGCGAATGGGTGGACGCGGACGTCGAGCGCGCCAAGCGCTTCATGGCCGCCTACTTCGAGGCGCTCGACTGGGTCAAGGCCAACACCGGAGAAGCCGCCGCACTCGTGCAGGGCACCTACATCCAGCAGGATATTGAGATCATAAAGGCCAACATCGGAAAGTTCGTCTGGCACGGCGCGGCCGACCAGAAGAGTGTTATGAGCGACACGGGCATCTTCGGCCAGGCCGAGTACGTGATCGACATACTGCTCGACGACATAAAGGCCATACCCGAGAGACCCGAGTTCAGGAAGTGGGTCAGGATGGATATAGTCCCGCCGGACATAGCACCCCCGGACATAATCCAAACGGACGGCCCGTAA
- a CDS encoding ABC transporter permease: MDRKPYDLWQLAVIGSAGLLVFLGLWEAVVRAGLIDPFFLPPPSKVLLRMKELSTGPDAVLLSDIRVSAGRVLTGFVLSAAIGVPCGLIMGMSPFIRALFNPIISIIRPLPALSWIPLSMLWLGIGEEQKYAIVFMGCFASVLVYTTDATMRVDPILTRAARNLGASHSQVILHVVLPGALPNILSGLKVVLAIAWTCVISAEMVGANSGLGFRIWTAKEWSDTGQVLVGMLAISLTVLLLDIVFKGAEKFLLPWQRQGGGQ; this comes from the coding sequence ATGGACAGAAAGCCTTACGACTTATGGCAACTCGCCGTTATCGGCTCCGCGGGCCTTCTGGTCTTCCTCGGCCTGTGGGAGGCGGTGGTGCGGGCGGGGCTGATAGATCCGTTCTTTCTGCCGCCGCCATCGAAGGTACTGCTCCGGATGAAAGAACTCTCGACCGGGCCGGACGCCGTACTCTTAAGCGACATCCGGGTTAGCGCCGGCCGTGTACTTACGGGCTTCGTCCTGAGTGCCGCGATTGGCGTGCCGTGCGGCCTTATAATGGGCATGAGCCCCTTTATACGGGCGCTCTTCAACCCGATAATCTCGATTATACGGCCGCTCCCCGCGCTCAGCTGGATACCGCTTTCCATGCTCTGGCTCGGCATAGGAGAGGAGCAGAAGTACGCGATAGTCTTCATGGGCTGCTTCGCCTCGGTACTCGTCTATACCACCGACGCCACCATGCGGGTGGACCCGATACTTACCCGCGCCGCGCGTAACCTCGGGGCCTCACACTCCCAGGTCATACTACACGTCGTGCTCCCCGGCGCTCTGCCGAACATCCTTAGCGGCCTCAAGGTGGTGCTCGCCATCGCATGGACCTGCGTCATATCGGCGGAGATGGTCGGGGCCAACAGCGGCCTCGGCTTCCGCATCTGGACGGCCAAGGAGTGGTCGGATACGGGACAGGTGCTCGTCGGGATGCTCGCGATAAGCCTTACCGTACTGCTCCTCGATATCGTCTTCAAGGGGGCTGAAAAGTTCCTGCTCCCGTGGCAGAGGCAAGGAGGCGGACAGTAA
- a CDS encoding ABC transporter ATP-binding protein, with the protein MAEPLIRIDAVSKIFPTRKGEVGAVKEFSFDVARGEVVCVVGASGCGKSTLLNMLAGFITPSAGKIVLDEKEITGVEPRCGMIFQSYALFPWMTVLDNVAFGARLKGEAKTARYEKAMKWIEMVGLTGFEDAYPGELSGGMQQRVALSRALANEPDVLLCDEPFAALDAMTRQIMQQELLKIVRESGKTVIFITHSIDEALILSDRLVVMSARPGRVKAVYDNDLPRPRKMDVQLTDRFLELKREVWDLVQEEVLGSMAQRG; encoded by the coding sequence ATGGCCGAACCCCTTATACGTATAGACGCGGTATCAAAAATATTTCCCACGAGGAAGGGCGAGGTCGGTGCGGTAAAGGAGTTCTCCTTCGACGTCGCGCGCGGCGAGGTGGTCTGCGTTGTCGGGGCCTCGGGCTGCGGCAAGAGCACGCTCCTTAATATGCTCGCGGGCTTCATAACGCCGAGCGCCGGGAAGATAGTCCTCGACGAGAAGGAAATAACCGGAGTCGAACCCCGGTGCGGCATGATATTCCAGAGCTACGCGCTCTTCCCCTGGATGACGGTCCTGGATAACGTGGCCTTCGGCGCGCGCCTCAAGGGTGAGGCGAAAACCGCGCGCTACGAAAAAGCAATGAAGTGGATAGAGATGGTAGGCCTAACGGGATTCGAGGACGCCTACCCAGGAGAGCTGTCCGGCGGCATGCAGCAGAGGGTTGCCCTGAGCCGCGCTCTCGCTAACGAGCCGGACGTGCTGCTGTGCGACGAGCCGTTCGCCGCACTCGACGCCATGACCCGCCAGATCATGCAGCAGGAACTATTAAAGATCGTCCGGGAGTCCGGCAAGACCGTGATATTCATAACGCACTCCATAGACGAGGCGCTCATCTTAAGCGACCGGCTCGTCGTCATGAGCGCCCGGCCGGGCCGGGTCAAGGCGGTCTACGATAACGACCTCCCCCGCCCGCGGAAGATGGACGTGCAACTTACCGATAGATTTCTGGAACTGAAACGCGAGGTATGGGATCTGGTGCAGGAGGAGGTCTTGGGCAGCATGGCTCAGAGGGGTTGA